The Haliaeetus albicilla chromosome 9, bHalAlb1.1, whole genome shotgun sequence genomic sequence ATTGAATTTTCACAAAGCTTATTTAGTTGAGTGCTGGATACCAAATTTGTGTCTGTGGAGATAATGTAAGTATATTTTTGTGTATTAGGTATGCCATCATagttaaataaatatgtaaaatcaGGATGAATTATTTCTGCTATCTGTGTAGTCATAACGTGCACCATACTAGCAAATGCTTTAAAGGAAAGACAGCGTGTTCCTAAGCATAGTGAATTTAGTGACATACCACAGCTGAACATCTGCGAGCTCATCACAGGTGAAAAATTGTGGctttcccttctgctgcagctccaggacACATACTCCAAGAGCGGCATTGCTTGTCTCACCGGGGAGGAAATCGGAAATTTCATCCAAAACTTGGATCTAATTGAAAGCGAAGACAGAGTGGCTGATCCCTGCTGGCAAGTAAAGTGGCACCTGGGAAAGTTAATTAAAAAGGTATTTGGGAACCGACACGCTGGAACAGTGTGCTTGGTTCTATTACAATTCAAAGAATCCTAATAGCAGAATAAAGGGAGGCTCTTGGATGGTTTTATTGCAAAGCAATAGTCAAGCCACAGCTTCAGCTGCAGAGCGCTTGCActaaagccaaaaaaaaaccatgacAGTGGTTTCACTGCAATCAGgaaataataaagcaaagaCAATCAGTTTTTACTAAGCGAATTTCAGTGATAGGTTGGCTTGTCTGAAATACCTCAGGGCAGAAGTGTTTGACTGGAGCTTGTTTTCTACCTGACCGTAGAGATCGTAGTGCTAGCAGAGGTGTCAGTCCCTCTCTGGAAATACAGGGAGACTGGCATGAGAAAATGAGATGAAATGTAAcatggggaaagggagaaaggtGCCTGAGGAATGGTCTAGTCATGAGCTGCGTAATGTATTAGGGGAGGAAAGAGCGAGCGAGAGAACACGGCATCAGGCACAGCACCTTCCCAGCTGGCCATTCAGAGAACACCATCTCCTGCATGACTTACACACAATACATATAATTTTTGgctacagagaagaaaataagcctggctgaaaaatcagaaaggcTAAAATCTTATGGAATGGTTTTCAAAATCCCATCTCCGGCACATTAAAAAGCTCATCTGTAAGAATTCACTTCTGGATAAAACTTACCTGGCAAATCTTGCAGCCCAGAACAGATCCTCTGTTTGTATTCAGAGATCGCGGCTCATGCAGTGGAAGTTCTGCCAGTGAAGTCCCCAAGCTTCTgcataaagaaaacaatgttttatttgGTGGACAGTTAAACATCTGATATACCCACTAGCTCCCtgattgcttaaaaaaagataGCCTGGGTGCTAGAAATAataaatgatgatgatgatgttaataacaacaacaacaacaataataataatagataAATAGAAATGTGGCATGGCAGAACCCATCAGTAAGTGGCCATACAGGGCCCATGTTAGTCACCCAGGTAAATAATCTCAAGCCATCAGCATGTTTGCTGCAGCTGCACCACCATCAGTAACCAAACTAGTTCATtgcagcagagagcaaacagtTATAAAGAAGGGGAATGCACAAAGCAAGATATGCTGGCTTAAGAGCTTAGATAGGTAGATATGtagaagtataaaaataaaggaaatttgaTTTCTCAGAGCTAAGATCTCACAGAAGTGCACACTGCCAAGCATTCTGCAAATGGAAGTTGATGCTTGTACACTGTATCTCTTCTGATTTGAGAAAAGCATGAGGGTCAAGTTTTCCAATAGGGTTAAAGCCCAAATGGCTGAGCTTTCTTGAAAATCTTTTGCCACGTATTTCATTACATAAAAGATGTGAACATAGGAATATTTGATTACAACAAATTAATAggctttttatttgcttgttgaTCAAATCCAGAATACCCTTTATTCATGAGTTTGAGAAAGGAGTATCTCTTTCCTGCACCTATCAGTTTCTGCTGACAAACTAATTcgttttctctgtgtttgttgGCAGATGATGTCAAGAAGCTACGAGGAAAACATATCTGCAGTCAACGgtattataataattttattatctGTGGCAAAAAGGAGCTCCTGGTGGCACCTGATGTGTAGTCActcagttttttaaaagtgcagaAAAAACTGACTGAGATCTCGTACCGGCAGCAAGTCATCGAAAAATGATTACTTATTACAGAAGGCAAATTTTTGGGAGCCAGAAATATGGTCAAGTGTTTAGAGCAAGGTGACCAAAGTGGATGCAGAGGACTCAGCTTCTAGACCGCGGTCCCACAGTGTTACGGGGACATTTAAACAGTCTGCCGTCCCGGGAAAGAGCAGTGCTGAACTACTGTAAGCAATAGATCAGTTAAGGAAGAGCTCTGCTGTAGCTCATACAGCTCTAAACATGTTGAGCGAAAGCATTACAACCTCCAAGTGGAAATTCGGAGTAAATGTTATGAATACTTAACCATAAAAGAGACGATCACGAATGTGAAAATCTGGTACTATGGGTTATTTTAAGTTGTCTAGTGCtaattttggggtgggggaaggagaaaaaggagaacaaagagGCATATAAAGACATTTCAAGGAGAGCaagagcaaaagagaaatttgaGCCTCACTAGCCACTAAATAGCATTCAGTCTATGACttagtcaattaaaaaaaatgatatACACATTCCTTAAAATCAGATCAAATGGGACGGATGTACTTACCAGGTGGCAGATGTGCTTTCTTACCTCCTTGCTTCTAACTTGAGGTTccatttctgtctttccttaGTTGAAAGAACCCTGACGCTGTCGCACACTGACGGGCAGCAACCGCGCAGTCCCATCAACAAGATCGCGGCGCATCTGACGGGCAACAGCAATAGGAAGAATTCCCTGTCCCCACGCAGTAAggaaaaacctttaaaaacagttaaagATCACAGAAATGACTCTCTCATTGCTAGCTTCGTGCTTACATACGCTTTTTAATACATTGAGTTAATAGtaagaaacaaattattaaaaagtctccttgtcccagacagtgtttttttcagctaattCTCGCAGAACAGGGAGAAAGCCTGTGCCCTCTGGGTACCTCCCTGACTTTTCTTCTGGAACCTTCATTAGggggaaaataataaataacctTCTTCCTAACGTTAAGTttacctcttttctttcctttaatttccttctgttgGTTCTGTGAGTCCCAGCTGCTATGGTGACAGACCTATTAGAAATGCGAGACAGAGGCAGGAGAGGCTTGACGTTCAGGCCATATTAATGAAAGGCTTGGTAGAGTTTCTACAGCTTTGGAGGGTATCAGACACAAATGGCTATTTTAACTTTGTTACTAAGTAACACTACgatgatttttctcttatttgagagcagaaaaatttaaaatgaaggtaGTTCACATGAATTGTCACGTAGAACTAATCAACTCACTCCTGGACCTTCGCATTGTTTTGGGAATGGACCCAATAGCCTCTGGGAAGAACAGGTTTCCTTACTTCGTTGTTAAGAACCAGGCTCCCCAACTAGCAGGCACCTGGCTTCACTACCGGGcttttaatttaacattttctctccttttttctcaaGTAGATTCCACGCccagaagagggaaaggacaaaaaataaacaactggGAATCATCAAGGAAAGGCCACTCTTTCCTGTACAACGTGGAGCTGAGAAATGGCGAGTTAGTCATACCCCAAACGGGCTTTTATTACATCTACTCACAAACTTATTTTCGTTTCCGCGAAAACGAGAACGAGGATTCAGGTTTGTTGGCGCAAATCAGGAACCCCAAACAGCTTGTCCAATATGTTTACAAACTGACTAATTACCCAGAGCCCATTTTGCTCATGAAAAGCGCAAGAACAAGCTGCTGGTCTAAAAAGGCAGAATACGGACTTTATTCCATCTACCAAGGTGGTgtgtttcagctgaaaagaGAGGACAGGATTTTTGTGTCTGTCAGTAATGGTGACATAGTTGACATGGACAAAGAAGCAAGTTTTTTTGGGGCTTTTATGATCGGTTAAAAGATGAAAATCACGCTCCAAAGGAGCCAGTTTTCCTAGTCAGGACCAGCTTAAAATTCTATAAAATAGGGGATAATAAGCAAACACTGTAACAATACCGACAATACCAGACTCCCCTTTCTCAGCTCACTCAGCACAAGGTCCGACCATGCCGAATACTCTCCCCCCAGGCCAGGAGGGAGCCGCAGCAGCTGGCTTCAGCTGCGGATGGTGGTGCTTTGTGCAGGCACGGCCACCACGGCTCActgcccagccaggctggggacGTGCGAAGATTTCTTCCACCACAGATGATACCTTCGGCCAAAAACCCAGGAAGGTAAGCGTTCGCCACCACCTGTGCAGAGATGCTTCACGCCAGCTCAGCCGTGGCGGGCGGGATGGAGGATGCTCTGTGTCCGGTTACTCGAGGCTGGGACTGGACATCAAATTTTATTCGTGGTCTCCATTGGGACCCTGTCTTGAATATCTCAGCTCCTGTAAGGAGCCTTTGCAAGTACTGCTTCCCGGATGCTCGTGGAATTACTCTAGAAGTTTTTGTTTGAACCTGAGTTTTACAAAAGTTGAAAGGCCGTCAGAAACTCAAAACTGCACGTCTTCATCTCATCTaacaaagcacttaagcacCTAATTAATTTTAAGCACACGAACAGTCTGACTAAATCAGGGTATTTACATGCTTGAAATTAAATAGGTGCTTAAGCATTTTTCAGGATCACGGCTTGAGTAAACACATTAGTCTGTCTTAATCAGGATATTGTAGATaaaaacagctgctgaaatGGCACAGAAGAGGTTTTGAAATCAATCAGTATTTTTATCAGCACATTATGATAGTGCCTATTTACTTAATTGCTGGGCTGCAAAGATTTCACCAGGCTTCCAATAGGTTCAGTAATGTAGTTGCTGTTACACTTCTTGACAGCAAGTACTTGATCCaggaaaaaaggtgtttttctgTAGATACCAAATTCTATTAGACATTTGCCACAAATTAAGCATGACATGGCTCTTCCATGTTTATTTGTACTGGCCTGTATTTGGTAGGATGTAATGCAGAATAACACACCCCAATGACtaatattttaaggaaaacagacaCAACTATCCATACTTAAACAAGAGCTGCAGACTTAGGTAatagtgttttggttttgtttttaggAATGGGTGGaaaattttcataattttttttaaactataatttttgaaaaaactgaccactatttttttttaactctatgAGTAGGACTATttgttatttagaaaaaaaaaaaggggacaAAAAAATTTGCCAGTGTAAGCTCTGTGGGCTAAATCCACAGCAAAAGTCAGGTAGCATAAATCAGCACATCGCAGCATTGTCAGTGGAGCGATACCAGTTTGCACCATGAATGCATTTTGCCCAGGCTCAGAGAAAACAGTGGGGAAAAGAAggtgaaagtgaaaaaaaaattggagggaaaggcaggcagTTGTTTTGCAAATGTTACTTTACGTCAACAGAACGATGCCAGGAGAAAGTCTGgttgtctatttttttaatacactaaGGTTGCCGTGGGAACCCTCGCATTCACCTCCACATTCTGCTAATTAAATCACTGTACAGCCGTTGCATATGGGCCTCCTGAGTAAACATGCATCGGTCATCGTACTACTTTGTAAGGAAATGAATAGACACAAGCCCCTGTGTTTCttttgtcattcagaaaagcagGTACGATGGTTCACTTAAATACCTGTGTTTGAGCAGCAAGAGAAGAATTTCAGGAATACCCTCCTTTTGATAGATTAGGGCAAAGAAATACACTGCCATAAGCCTAAAACGAGGAATTTTAACTTTTGCCTGCTGTTTTAACATAGCATCACACATGCTGTTTTCAGTGGTAAGCAACCATGTGAAATTCTTCATCGTTTACTGGAACACTTTGGTTTGTCTCATTCTCAAATCGTACGTTTcaacagagaacagaaaatatttctacagtGTTCTTTCTGATTTCAGTATTTAATTCAGAAATTTTCTGCCTGCCAGAAAAGCCTAGAGAGAACAAAGCCATTCCCTACATATCTGGATGCCTGCTATATTGGAGAAATTACTTTGTAGGTTCTCCTTTCAAATGGACTGGGCTTTTCGATCTCTGTGCAGGACTGACCCATGTTATCAGGTTTGAGGTTGTTTTTAGCAATTTATTATATTGAAAagttggctttgttttttttgaaatgttattttagGAGCTTATTTGAAACGAAATTTATTTGAACTGTGAAAACGTATTTCGGTTTTACTGGTGGCAGCTTAGTCGGAAACCCTCCCTATGGCTAAGAAGTGATTTGTGTAACGGAGGAGTCGTGGCTGCTAGAAAGGACTGGAAGGAAACCGCAGGGACTCCACAAACTTGTAGCTGATCCTAAGACAAACTGTCTATCAGtcacacacagattttt encodes the following:
- the TNFSF10 gene encoding tumor necrosis factor ligand superfamily member 10 isoform X1; the encoded protein is MMLPAAGPSPGQTCGAVLVAAVLLQSICVAVTFLYFTNELKQLQDTYSKSGIACLTGEEIGNFIQNLDLIESEDRVADPCWQVKWHLGKLIKKMMSRSYEENISAVNVERTLTLSHTDGQQPRSPINKIAAHLTGNSNRKNSLSPRIDSTPRRGKGQKINNWESSRKGHSFLYNVELRNGELVIPQTGFYYIYSQTYFRFRENENEDSGLLAQIRNPKQLVQYVYKLTNYPEPILLMKSARTSCWSKKAEYGLYSIYQGGVFQLKREDRIFVSVSNGDIVDMDKEASFFGAFMIG
- the TNFSF10 gene encoding tumor necrosis factor ligand superfamily member 10 isoform X2, encoding MMLPAAGPSPGQTCGAVLVAAVLLQSICVAVTFLYFTNELKQLQDTYSKSGIACLTGEEIGNFIQNLDLIESEDRVADPCWQVKWHLGKLIKKMMSRSYEENISAVNVERTLTLSHTDGQQPRSPINKIAAHLTGNSNRKNSLSPRNSTPRRGKGQKINNWESSRKGHSFLYNVELRNGELVIPQTGFYYIYSQTYFRFRENENEDSGLLAQIRNPKQLVQYVYKLTNYPEPILLMKSARTSCWSKKAEYGLYSIYQGGVFQLKREDRIFVSVSNGDIVDMDKEASFFGAFMIG